Below is a genomic region from bacterium.
CAGACAAAAATTTATTGCGGGAGATAAAGATGCAGAGTATAAAATTGGACTTATTAAAATTCAGGGAGAGATGACCGGATATCCTGAAAAATATTATTCAAGAAGCATATCTGAAGTAGTTAAAGCCGCTTTTGATTATGTTAAACAGGATGAAAAAGTAAAAGGAATAATCCTTCAAATAAATACTCCTGGAGGAGATATAATTGAAGTTGAAAAGATATATGAGAAAATACTGGAAGTGAAAAAGGTAAAACCGATTGTTGCACTTCTTGAAAATATTGCTACTTCTGGTGGATATTACTGTGCTGTTGCAACAGATAAA
It encodes:
- a CDS encoding ATP-dependent Clp protease proteolytic subunit, which produces MNQRKKKILASSIVIVLVIFTIVLNRFSSCKTEKSKITINQIISPEEIKFRQKFIAGDKDAEYKIGLIKIQGEMTGYPEKYYSRSISEVVKAAFDYVKQDEKVKGIILQINTPGGDIIEVEKIYEKILEVKKVKPIVALLENIATSGGYYCAVATDK